A single genomic interval of Zunongwangia sp. HGR-M22 harbors:
- a CDS encoding SPOR domain-containing protein produces the protein MKIANYIQDLLYRYECVIVPGFGAFLSQRESAFLDAETNSLYPPKKTVSFNRQLVKNDGLLANYVAEAESINYTTALNKIADFVHQLDSSLKDQDKVEITNIGQFTVSEDFTLQFEPFNKVNYLADSFGLDVVHSAKIQREVYKTQVQEIEEKAPIHFTPERRNRKAAFLKYAAVGILAIGLSGMAGLNIYSNQVAQHNIAEQQEAENQLQQQIQEATFVIDNPLPAITFNVEKQSGDFHLVAGAFRVEENAEKKVNELKKEGYKARLIGANKYGLHQVVFSSHKTRREAVNALNKLKREDKAAWLLVQEL, from the coding sequence ATGAAAATAGCTAACTACATACAGGATTTACTTTACCGCTACGAATGCGTTATCGTACCGGGATTTGGTGCATTTTTATCTCAAAGAGAATCGGCGTTTCTTGATGCTGAAACAAATAGTCTTTACCCACCAAAGAAAACGGTGTCCTTTAATCGTCAGTTAGTTAAAAACGACGGATTATTAGCAAATTACGTTGCTGAGGCTGAAAGTATTAATTATACGACAGCGCTTAACAAGATTGCAGATTTTGTACATCAGTTAGATAGCTCTCTAAAAGATCAAGATAAAGTTGAAATCACGAATATTGGGCAGTTTACTGTTTCTGAAGATTTTACACTTCAATTTGAGCCTTTTAATAAAGTAAATTATCTGGCTGATTCTTTTGGACTGGATGTGGTTCATTCAGCAAAAATTCAGCGTGAAGTTTACAAAACTCAGGTTCAGGAAATTGAGGAAAAAGCACCTATTCATTTTACTCCTGAACGTAGAAACCGCAAAGCCGCATTTCTTAAATATGCTGCAGTAGGAATTCTTGCAATTGGTTTATCGGGTATGGCTGGTTTAAATATTTACAGCAATCAGGTTGCGCAACATAATATTGCTGAACAACAGGAAGCTGAAAACCAGTTACAGCAACAAATTCAGGAAGCTACTTTTGTTATCGATAATCCATTACCGGCAATTACTTTTAATGTAGAAAAGCAATCTGGCGACTTTCATTTAGTTGCAGGAGCTTTTAGAGTTGAAGAAAATGCCGAAAAAAAAGTAAATGAACTTAAAAAAGAAGGGTACAAAGCCCGACTTATAGGAGCGAACAAATACGGACTTCACCAAGTGGTATTTTCTAGCCATAAAACCAGACGCGAAGCAGTAAATGCACTTAACAAATTAAAGAGAGAAGACAAAGCAGCTTGGCTACTTGTACAGGAACTTTAA
- a CDS encoding murein hydrolase activator EnvC family protein — protein sequence MKLNFFKYIVVAATFLVATNSFSQSTREALEKKRMELQNEIRRISDLRSNNKKKEKSILNEVQDLNQQIKSTENLIQVTNRQASLLTKEMNENEAKIAKFRKELEELKADYAVMIKKSYRSKSQQSRIMFLLSSESFLQAYKRLEYLKQYTEYRKQQGEQIKTRTVDLQRLNTRLSNQKEEKDKLIAENRKTRARLEENKKAQQELMKTITAKEGQFASQIKKAQQEIDEIERKIDAMIKASIAETNKKSGSAKRDVFELSPEAKALAKDFASNKGKLPWPVKAGTISMKFGKQPHPVVRNISINNSGINIDTDKGGKARAVFEGTVSEVQILKGANKAVMLRHGDYITIYDNLESVAVRKGDYVSTGQELGVVATSKSTGKTTLHFLIFQNTNKYNPESWIINR from the coding sequence ATGAAATTGAATTTCTTTAAATATATCGTTGTTGCTGCAACCTTTTTGGTGGCTACCAATTCATTTTCTCAAAGTACTAGAGAAGCTTTGGAGAAAAAGAGAATGGAACTTCAAAACGAAATTCGTCGAATATCCGATCTTAGAAGTAACAACAAGAAGAAGGAAAAGTCAATTTTGAATGAAGTTCAGGATTTAAATCAGCAGATAAAAAGCACCGAAAATTTAATACAAGTAACCAACAGGCAGGCTAGTCTTCTTACGAAAGAGATGAATGAGAACGAAGCGAAGATCGCGAAGTTTAGAAAAGAATTAGAAGAGCTAAAGGCAGATTATGCGGTAATGATTAAAAAATCCTATCGTAGTAAGTCACAGCAAAGCCGCATAATGTTTTTGTTGTCTTCAGAAAGTTTTTTACAGGCTTATAAACGGCTGGAATATTTAAAACAATACACAGAGTACAGAAAACAGCAAGGAGAGCAAATAAAGACACGTACAGTCGATTTACAACGTTTAAACACACGACTTTCTAATCAAAAAGAAGAAAAGGATAAATTAATTGCAGAGAATCGTAAAACCAGAGCTCGTTTAGAAGAAAATAAAAAAGCACAGCAAGAATTAATGAAAACCATTACGGCGAAAGAAGGCCAGTTCGCTTCGCAAATAAAAAAAGCTCAGCAGGAAATCGACGAAATTGAGCGTAAGATCGATGCGATGATTAAAGCTTCGATCGCAGAAACCAATAAAAAATCGGGTTCAGCAAAACGTGATGTTTTTGAATTATCCCCTGAAGCAAAAGCCTTGGCTAAAGACTTTGCCAGCAACAAAGGAAAATTACCCTGGCCTGTAAAAGCTGGTACCATTAGTATGAAGTTTGGGAAACAACCGCATCCTGTAGTTCGTAATATTTCGATAAACAATAGCGGTATAAATATCGATACCGACAAAGGTGGTAAGGCCAGAGCTGTTTTTGAAGGAACTGTTAGTGAAGTTCAGATCTTAAAAGGAGCAAATAAGGCAGTGATGCTAAGGCACGGAGATTATATCACCATTTATGATAATTTAGAGAGTGTTGCTGTGCGAAAAGGAGATTATGTAAGCACCGGGCAGGAACTTGGTGTGGTGGCCACCAGTAAAAGCACAGGAAAAACGACTTTACATTTTTTAATATTTCAGAATACTAATAAATACAATCCTGAAAGCTGGATTATAAACCGTTAA
- a CDS encoding acyl-CoA thioesterase yields MDSKYPKDSRTTLTDLVLPSETNPLNNLFGGELLARMDRAASIAARRHSRRIVVTASVNHVAFNRAIPLGSVVTVEAAISRAFKSSMEIFIDVWVEDRESGLRSKANEAIYTFVAVDETGAPVPVPPLKPETDLEKDRYDAALRRKQLSLVLAGKLKPNDATELKALFKD; encoded by the coding sequence ATGGATTCAAAATACCCAAAAGATTCTAGAACTACATTAACCGACCTTGTTTTACCAAGCGAGACCAATCCCCTAAATAATCTATTTGGTGGCGAATTGTTAGCTCGTATGGATCGTGCAGCAAGTATTGCAGCAAGAAGACATAGTCGCCGTATTGTAGTTACTGCCTCTGTAAACCATGTTGCTTTTAATAGAGCTATTCCCTTGGGAAGTGTGGTAACTGTTGAAGCAGCTATTTCTAGAGCCTTTAAATCGTCTATGGAAATCTTTATAGATGTTTGGGTAGAAGATCGCGAAAGTGGTCTTAGAAGCAAAGCAAACGAAGCAATTTATACCTTTGTAGCCGTAGATGAAACAGGAGCTCCAGTGCCTGTTCCTCCCTTAAAACCGGAAACAGATTTAGAAAAAGATCGTTATGATGCCGCTCTACGAAGAAAACAATTAAGCCTTGTTCTTGCCGGAAAATTAAAACCTAATGATGCTACGGAATTAAAAGCATTATTTAAAGACTAA
- a CDS encoding DUF4292 domain-containing protein codes for MIKRVIIVVLITITTVACGTKKAATGFERSNAKASGVIKNHYDKAVDFNTISGKLRAAYQNSDKSQSVNLSFRMEKDRAIWMSASILGFPMAKVYITPEKVSYYEKVGKSYFDGDFSLVSKWLGTPLDFDKLQNLLIGQAIYDLRKDGYTLSESARGFQLLPKKESEVKKMFMLDSKTYKAKAQQLAQEDKNRSVTVTYDDYQTVSGRIFPETITIIANESGESTNITIQYRSIEFDGDVSFPFSIPSGYDEISVK; via the coding sequence ATGATCAAACGTGTAATAATTGTTGTCTTAATAACCATCACCACTGTTGCATGTGGGACAAAAAAAGCTGCAACTGGTTTTGAAAGGAGTAACGCTAAAGCATCTGGCGTTATTAAAAATCACTACGATAAGGCAGTTGACTTTAATACGATATCCGGTAAACTTAGAGCAGCGTACCAGAACTCCGATAAATCGCAATCGGTAAATCTAAGTTTTCGTATGGAAAAAGATAGAGCTATTTGGATGAGCGCCAGTATTCTTGGTTTCCCGATGGCAAAAGTTTACATCACTCCAGAGAAAGTAAGCTATTACGAAAAAGTAGGAAAATCATATTTTGATGGCGATTTCAGTTTAGTAAGTAAATGGTTAGGAACGCCGCTGGATTTCGATAAACTTCAGAATTTATTAATTGGTCAGGCGATTTACGATCTTAGGAAAGATGGCTACACATTAAGCGAATCTGCAAGAGGTTTTCAATTACTTCCGAAGAAAGAATCTGAAGTGAAAAAAATGTTTATGCTAGATAGCAAAACTTACAAAGCCAAAGCACAGCAGTTGGCTCAGGAGGATAAGAATAGAAGTGTAACAGTAACTTACGATGATTATCAAACCGTTTCTGGAAGAATTTTTCCTGAAACTATTACGATTATTGCCAACGAAAGTGGCGAAAGTACCAATATTACCATCCAATATCGCTCGATCGAGTTTGACGGAGATGTTAGTTTTCCGTTTAGTATTCCTTCTGGTTACGATGAAATTTCTGTAAAATGA
- the dprA gene encoding DNA-processing protein DprA, with product MNFNDLKYVLALQKAPNLGDRTAKKLIARLGSARAIFEEKRQNLLKIEGIGALKLKGLLDPANFEAAENELEFIQNEQLKTHYFEDQNYPEKLKHCHDSPILLFSKGNIQLQHHRIISIVGTRKITSAGNSFVEQFIEELSPLNPIIVSGFAYGVDIAAHRAAVANNLQTIGCLAHGFNQIYPKVHAKYVDSVLENGGFFSDFWSSDNFGRNNFLKRNRIIAGLSEATVVIESAEKGGSLVTADIANSYNREVFAVPGRPGDKYSKGCNELIKSNNANLLSSAADLVYMLGWKLQEEIKPVQQQLFVDLDSEEQQIYDHLKEKGKSQLDTIALYCNFPTFKTASILLNMELKGVIRPLPGKLFEAI from the coding sequence ATGAATTTTAATGATCTAAAATACGTCTTAGCACTCCAAAAAGCTCCTAATCTGGGAGATAGAACTGCAAAAAAGTTAATTGCTAGATTGGGAAGTGCTAGGGCAATATTCGAAGAAAAGCGACAAAATTTATTGAAAATTGAAGGAATTGGAGCGCTTAAACTGAAAGGATTACTAGATCCTGCGAATTTTGAAGCGGCAGAAAACGAGCTCGAATTTATCCAAAATGAACAATTAAAGACGCATTATTTTGAAGATCAAAATTATCCCGAAAAATTGAAACACTGCCATGATTCGCCAATTTTGCTGTTTTCAAAAGGAAATATTCAGCTTCAACATCACCGAATTATAAGTATTGTAGGAACACGAAAAATCACCAGCGCTGGCAATTCTTTTGTTGAGCAATTTATCGAGGAACTTAGTCCGCTTAATCCTATCATTGTTTCTGGATTTGCATACGGAGTTGATATCGCGGCGCATCGCGCTGCTGTCGCGAATAATTTGCAAACTATTGGTTGTTTAGCACATGGTTTCAATCAAATTTACCCAAAAGTCCATGCAAAATATGTAGACAGCGTTTTAGAAAATGGCGGGTTTTTTAGCGATTTTTGGAGTAGTGATAACTTCGGAAGAAATAATTTTCTAAAGAGAAATCGAATTATAGCTGGTTTAAGTGAAGCGACGGTAGTTATAGAAAGTGCAGAGAAGGGCGGAAGCTTAGTTACTGCAGATATTGCCAACTCTTACAATCGTGAAGTTTTTGCCGTTCCCGGCCGTCCTGGTGATAAATATAGTAAAGGTTGTAACGAACTTATAAAATCGAATAATGCCAATTTATTAAGTAGCGCAGCCGATTTGGTTTATATGTTGGGATGGAAACTTCAGGAAGAAATTAAACCCGTGCAGCAACAATTATTTGTCGATTTAGATTCTGAAGAGCAACAAATTTACGATCATCTAAAAGAAAAAGGGAAATCACAATTAGATACGATAGCGCTCTACTGTAATTTCCCAACTTTTAAAACCGCTTCAATTTTACTGAATATGGAACTTAAAGGTGTTATTAGGCCTTTGCCCGGTAAATTATTTGAAGCAATTTAG